The region CTTTTCCAAAATCTGTTTTATTTGTCTATTGGAtacttcaacttgcccactcgtttgaGGATGATACAAAGTGGCAATCTTGTGTTTCACATTATacttcttcaataagttctccatgagcttattTAAGAAATATGTCCCTTCATCATTGATAAGTGCCCTTGGCACACCAAACATTGAGAAGATGTTTTGCTTGAGAAAGTTTACCACTACTCTCGCATCATTAGTAGGGAGGGCAACAACTTCCACCCATTTCGAGACGTAGTCCACAGCTACCAGAATATAATTCTTCCCGAATGAGGGTGGAAACGGACCCATAAAGTCAAtcccccaaacatcaaataattccacttcaagcATGCCCTTTTGGGGCATCTGATTTCTCCTAGAAATATTCCCTGTCCTttggcatctgtcacattccttcacTATGACTTGGGCATCTTTAAACAAAATAGGCCAGTATAACCCCGACTGGAGGACTTTTGCGGATGTCCTATCTCCACTAAAATGTCCCCCATAATCTGAATCATGATAAGCTtttaagacttcattttgttcttcttccgggacacatcgacgaatcagtccgtctacccctttcttatacaagaatggttcgtcccacaaatagaacctgcaatcatgaagaaactttttctttttgttataatcaaagtctTCAGGAATTATGTCACCTACCAGATAGTTTGCGTAATCGGCAAACCATGGAACGCCCACCACAGCGAGGATTAGTTCATCAATAAACTCATCCTTGATTGGGTGTTCTTCTTCAGTCTCTTCTATCGGGGACATTCGAGATAGGTGGTCAGCAACtgtgttttcacacccctttttgtctcgaatttctagatcaaattcttgcaacaacAAAATCCACCTGAGCAAccttggcttcgagtcctgtttagaaaaaagatatttcaaagcagcatggtcagtataaatAATTACCTTTATTCCCAACAAGTATGACCTGAATTTGTCAAAGGCATACACCACAGCCAGTAGCTCCTTctctgtggttgcataattcatctgaGTTGGATTCAACACATGGCTGGCATAATAGATCACGTGCAGGAGTTTGTCTCTTCTTTTCCCCAAGACTGCCCCTACTGCTATATCACTCGCATCGCACATGATCTCAAAGGGTAAAGACTTGTCAGGAGAGATCACTATAGGAGCAGACACCAATTTATGCTTCAGAGTATCGAAGGCCTCGTTGCACTTTTTGTCAAACAGAAGcggagtatccttcacaagcagACTAGTTAATGGTTTggcgatcttggagaaatctttgatgaacctaCGGTAGAATCCCAcatgtcccaagaaactccgtATACCTTTCTCATTAACTGGAGGAGGGAGATTGGCTATCACCTCTacttttgccttgtcaacttcAATTCCTTTATGGGAGATTTTATGGCCCAGCactatcccttctctcaccatgaaatgacacttctcccaattcaggatcagattggtttgttgacatcTTTCCAGCACAAGTGACAGATTATACAGACAATTTTCAAAAGAAGATCCGAAtacagaaaaatcatccataaatacctcCATGTGTTTCTCAAGCATATCGGCAAATATTgatgtcatgcacctctgaaatattgctggtgcattacataatccaaacgacattcttctataagcaaagattccaTACGGACATGTGAACGCCGTTTTCTCTTGATCTTTAGGTGCCACCGCAATTTGGTTTTACCCTGAATACCCATCCAGAAAACAATAGAAATCATGACCTTccaatctttccaacatctgatcaataAAAGGTAAGGGAAAGTGGTCCTTCCTGGTTGCGGTGTTCAGTCTCCTGTAGTCAATGCAGACTCTCCAACCTGTTACTGTCTGAgtggggatcaactcatttttctcattttttatcacagttgtTCCTCCCTTCTTCGGTACCACGTGAACTAGACTCACCCACGAACTATCAGATATTGGGTAAATCAATCCCGCATCTAAAAGTTTAATAACCTCCTTGTGAACGACTTCTTTCATAGCTGGGTTAAGTCTCCGTTGAGGTTGAACAACTGGTTTCTGATCATCCTCCATCAATATCTTGTGCATACACAGTGTTGGGCTGATTCCCTTCAAATCTTCCATCGCCCAACCAATAACACCCTTGTATTTCTTGAGTACTTTGATTAGCTCTTCTTCTTGAatctctctcaaacctgaattgatgattgctgGATATTTCTCTTCATTGTCTAaaaagacatatttgagatgttctggtaattgtttcaactcAATCCTCTTTTTTATATCTTGCTTTTCTTCTGGATATACTTTAGGTCGAAGCTCTTCCCACCGTTGTGGTCGAGAATGAACCAAAGGAGGTTGTGCCTTCAACATAGACACCACTTCAGATTCTTTCTCATTTATTCCTTCACTATCCTCAATGATAGATAAGCTTAAAACTCTTTCTAAGGGAAGCTTGGGTGTTGTGatctgcatagattgagcaaaCACTGTATCCAGAACTTCAATATTTTTACTTGCACCTTCGTcatccttgaatttcatagtatTTCTCACATCAATTTTTAGCTTTTCATCACAGACtttgagggtcatagttccttcctcgatatctatcatgcatcttccagTTTCAAGAAAAGGTCTTCCCAAAATGAGAGGGATTTCCTCGTCTTCCGACATCTCGAGTACcacaaaatccaccgggaaacaaacttatcaatcttcaccagaacatctGTTACTATACCATACGGTCTCTTTATTGAATGATCAGCAAACTGCAGTGTCACGCGAGTGTCTTGCACTTCTCCTAACTCCAGTTTTTTTGTAAATCGAAAGGGGCATTAGACTAacacttgctcccaaatcgatTAGTGCCTTCTTGAATGATCTATCTCCAATGGTGCAAGGAATAGTGACAgcacctctatcttttttcttcacCGGAATTTTTAGGCCATGCAAAATAGAACTACAAGTTTTAGTTAGCATAACCGGCTCGCCCTCAATCGACCTCTTCTTcgatatgatgtctttcatgaatttggcatataTCGGCATTTGTTCTAAAGCTtcagcaaaaggtatgttgatctcgagcttcttgaataaCTCTAAGAACTTCTAAAAAAAATCATtgagatctttcttctttgttctcgtagggaaaggaagaatgatctttggtttttgtttctcttgctggcttgCCGGTTTCACCACCACTTCTTCATCTTGTTTTGGCTCTTCTCTGATCTCTAAATCAACTTCCAACAACCCATCTTCTTCGACCTGTTCGTCAACTTGTTTTTCATTAGCTTTTCCTTTTCTTGTGACCACTGCTTTGATGTGACTTTGATCACGTGGATTCACAACTGTTCCACTAGGAAGCGTGCCAAGTACCTGGGAACTGGAAGCTAACTGTTGAGCtatttgacccatctgaatttcaagattttttatggatgctgtagtgttcttctgattatttcgagtctcctcttggaactggatgttgtgagctgccatcttttcaattgcaatctcccaatctgccttctttgggacttgttgttgttgttgctgatattggttttgatattggccttgtacttgttgttgcacattccctttctgatctctccatgcaaagttgggatgattcttccaccccggattgtatgtgttggagtagggatcgttttgctttaaaaacttgatatcttctatctgttgtggtgttgcaaaacaatgaacagtattgtgtggtccattacaaatgtcacacacatcgtttggtgcctgttgcacttgagccactttctgagcacctatgtttagtgccttcaaccttttctccacctctgcagcaactgcttcttcaaattttacctgtttgtttgtttcaagcttcaaatcaattactgcagatttgcttgacaccctatcatacaactccagatgctcatttgaggcaattgcttcaattatcttcttcatatcggtggctgttgcaaagttagctgagccaccagctgctgagtcaaggatttgtctcatttgaattcgaagaccattaacaaacatttaCATCTGgtcagtttcatccatgttgtgagtaggacaagccactagaattctcttgaatcttttataggcatctcctagtgactcaccctccttctgcttgaaatttaggatctcgtatctttttctcagtgacactgatgcaggaaaatattcgtgcaagaatgttgtttccatctcctcccatgtagtgatactgccagcaggtaaggaatagaaccactcttcggcttcatcttctaaagtgaatgggaacatacgaagccttattgcttcttcgttatgtccaggcattttaAGCGTTATGCTCATAGTTaaaaacctttggagatgcttgttggcatcttcattcactcttcctgaaaaggaccgcctttcgagttgattaattgtgctgggatgcagctgaaattgttctacatttaccggttggtttacaattgtcatacgaccacccggagtgttgtttccaccatagtcaccgagaagtctctctggtggtggtggatcTGTAGCCATGACCTCAGGAATTGTTTCTGCGTCTGAATCTGAATTATGTtagtgcactgaaacaacttcctcGTATGTTTTTTCTGCTATTTCCAGTTTTTCTCGCTTAGCTTGTCTCAGTCTAGCGTGAAGAGTTCtttctggttctgcgtcaaaagaaaaatccgctgaggccttacctcgcataaacaagttagacaaatattagaattgaataacaagattgtcacagataaaattttggttgacgagcaacaaagtttcaatagaataaaaattaaaataggtattttggcaatcctcggcaacggcgtcaaaaacttgatcggaaaaatagcaagtgtactatttttaccgatgtagtaataaggagttttattccCAAGTATCAATCTCAGGGATTGCataggaaatacttattttacttctgattctatttgaacaaaaacacaatggtttggttggttttgggaatttataacaacaaacacaaaaagatagtaaagaataattgattaagatgaaacatgctagggtgagtggttgatttaactaGGTATGAATTCAAGTCAAGATTTCCTCAATACACATGAAACACTCAATTACTTAACCTCAtaatgttcttccttaagtccttaatgaagaaactattaaactatcaattcttactcaaatgtccattcaactaatcattggttttaatcataaacaataccaaggtttatggtgatttacaaaagttcctagttctaggtgatgcaattataaacccaattgtgtgaaaaccctaacaatcacaatcctgttattgatagtcatagatctaattgtatttgtccgatacaaaagcataataacatcacacaattgaattgaaatacgtaacatagtaataagAAAATCCATGGTTCGAATTCATAACATAAGATCAAATCAGGACCATCCCCCTAGCATttgggggtttagcctctcatagtattcaaagaaatcatagtgtggaaattaaacattacaaagaattaggagattttgatcttcaatggttgatgcccttgaatctcgccatcttcaaatcctccgtagtagctataTTCTCCAGTGCAATGTTTTTCTCTCGTACGTCAAAAGTCCCCTTCTCTTTCTCTCCAAAGTCTTCTAATAGCCTCAGATGGTTTTTTCTCCTAGCAAGAAGTCCAAAACACCCTTAATGAACAGGGTAGATCCACACAACATAAAGTAAAATTTCTCAGCcgcgcccatcaacacgggccgtgtggattcacatgggtgcccgtgttgctcttCAAAAGTTGTGTTTTTTAAAAGcaagctacagaggcatcaaCACGGGTCGTGTTGATGTAtacgggtgcccgtgttaacccTCTGACTCCCCTCTTTGAGTGCTCCTTCCTGGaaaacaacacgggccgtgttgatgTACACAGGAGCCTGTGTTGGCcttctgcatcttcatatttTGGCCTTCCAGAGCATCCAACACTCAGTTATTAGTCCTTTTGAACCTATGCAATAACCTGCAACACTAACACTACCAAATCGAAGCATAAAAGAGACTTTTTGACACATACATGTAACAAAATGCAATGTAATAATAAACTAATGAAACATGTTAAATGActttaaaacaactaaaaacaaccacaaatcttaccaaattgatgaaaatatgtcggataaaaggtgggaattcaatggaaatggtgaccgatcaataGTATTGATCCTGATCAACTTAATTCTATTTGTATGACATTCAGGATCATGACTGACAGACACAGAGGTTATGGTAGACCCAGAACTCAGTATTCCGACTCTGAACCGCCAAGTGGTAGCGAAGGTTTTCAATGGCATCAGTTTGTGCAACAGATGCAGCAGCAACAGAACCAAATCATGTAACAGATGATGCAACAGTGGAATGGTGGTGTTCATCCTTAAGGTATTCCACAAGAAGTTGTAGGTGGTAGTTTCTGAGATTTCTTTCGCATGAATCCTCCTGAGTTCCATGGTGGATTAAATCCTGTGAAGGCTTATGAGTGGATAATTAGTATGGAAAGGATTTTTCAGATAGTGCATTGTAGTGAAGAGAATAAGGTTATGTTTGCTTCTCACATGATGAAGGG is a window of Lathyrus oleraceus cultivar Zhongwan6 chromosome 6, CAAS_Psat_ZW6_1.0, whole genome shotgun sequence DNA encoding:
- the LOC127094650 gene encoding uncharacterized protein LOC127094650, with the protein product MGQIAQQLASSSQVLGTLPSGTVVNPRDQSHIKAVVTRKGKANEKQVDEQVEEDGLLEVDLEIREEPKQDEEVVVKPKFLELFKKLEINIPFAEALEQMPIYAKFMKDIISKKRSIEGEPVMLTKTCSSILHGLKIPVKKKDRGAVTIPCTIGDRSFKKALIDLGASVSLMPLSIYKKTGVRRSARHSRDTAVC